The following proteins are encoded in a genomic region of Cryptomeria japonica chromosome 11, Sugi_1.0, whole genome shotgun sequence:
- the LOC131051380 gene encoding glutathione S-transferase F10 — protein sequence MVVKVYGPPYTSCTRRVLACFLEKNIDFELVFLDILTGEQKKPEFLALQPFGKVPAVQDGDLTLFESRAIIRYYAEKYAGQGTCLLGKTLEERALIEQWLEVEGQNFGPHAYALVYQLILAPRINVPQDKAFIESSAQKLGEVLDVYEKRLSESKYLAGHFYSLADLSHLPFTEYIVNATDKGYLIRDRKHVNAWWEDISSRPVWKKVLAMKPGIE from the exons ATGGTTGTGAAGGTTTATGGACCACCCTATACATCCTGCACCAGAAGAGTTCTTGCATGCTTCttagagaaaaacattgactttgaGCTTGTGTTTCTGGACATTTTGACAGGAGAGCAGAAAAAACCAGAGTTTCTGGCCTTGCAA CCATTTGGAAAAGTTCCTGCAGTCCAGGATGGAGATCTCACTCTATTTG AGTCCAGGGCTATTATAAGGtactatgcagagaaatatgcagGACAGGGTACTTGTCTGCTGGGCAAGACTTTGGAGGAGAGAGCATTGATTGAACAATGGCTTGAAGTTGAAGGACAGAACTTTGGTCCTCATGCTTATGCATTAGTTTATCAGCTGATTTTAGCCCCAAGGATCAATGTGCCTCAGGACAAGGCATTCATTGAGAGCAGTGCCCAAAAGCTGGGTGAAGTATTAGATGTGTACGAAAAGAGGCTGTCAGAGAGCAAGTACTTGGCAGGGCACTTTTACAGCCTTGCTGACCTCTCACATCTTCCATTTACTGAGTATATAGTGAATGCTACTGATAAGGGGTATCTGATTAGGGATAGGAAACATGTGAATGCGTGGTGGGAGGATATTTCTTCTAGGCCTGTATGGAAGAAGGTTTTGGCTATGAAGCCAGGCATTGAATAG
- the LOC131051378 gene encoding glutathione S-transferase F10: MGVKLYGPPWTSGTRRVLACFLEKNIDFELVMLDMFAGEHKKPESLALQPFGKVPVVQDGDLTLFESTAIMRYYAEKYPGQGTRLLGKSLEERALIEQWLEVEGQNFDPHALALVHQLVLAPRLNRPQDKAIIESSAQKLGEVLDVYEKRLSESKYLAGDFYSLADLAHLPHTESIVNDTHMAYLIRNRKHVNAWWEDISSRPAWKKVLAMKSGIE; the protein is encoded by the exons atgggTGTGAAGTTATATGGACCACCCTGGACATCAGGCACCAGAAGAGTGCTTGCATGCTTCTTAGAGAAAAACATTGATTTTGAGCTTGTAATGCTGGATATGTTTGCAGGAGAGCACAAAAAACCAGAGTCTTTGGCCTTGCAA CCATTTGGAAAGGTTCCTGTGGTTCAGGATGGAGATCTCACTCTATTTG AGTCAACGGCTATCATGAGATACTATGCAGAGAAATATCCAGGACAGGGTACTCGTCTGCTAGGCAAGTCTTTGGAGGAGAGAGCATTGATTGAACAATGGCTTGAAGTTGAAGGACAAAACTTTGATCCTCATGCTCTTGCATTAGTTCATCAGTTAGTCTTAGCCCCAAGGCTTAATAGGCCTCAGGACAAGGCAATCATTGAGAGCAGTGCCCAAAAGTTGGGTGAAGTATTAGATGTGTATGAAAAGAGGCTGTCAGAGAGTAAGTACTTGGCAGGGGACTTTTACAGCCTTGCTGACCTGGCACATCTTCCTCATACTGAATCTATAGTGAATGATACTCATATGGCATATCTGATTAGGAATAGGAAACATGTGAATGCATGGTGGGAGGATATATCTTCCAGACCTGCATGGAAGAAGGTTTTGGCTATGAAGTCAGGCATTGAATAG
- the LOC131051377 gene encoding glutathione S-transferase F10, with translation MVVKLYGPQFASCTRRVLACFLEKNTDFEIVLLDMLAREHKKTEFLALQPFGKVPAVQDGNLTLFESRAIIRYYAEKYAEQGTCLLGKTLEEKALIEQWLEVEGQNFCPHSYALINQLVFAPRVNAPQDKEFIESSAQKLGEVLDVYEKRLSESKYLAGDFYSLADLSHLPHTEYIVNATDKGYLIRNREHVKAWWEDISSRPAWKKVLAMKPTIEDLSFQN, from the exons ATGGTTGTGAAGTTATATGGACCACAATTTGCATCCTGCACCAGAAGAGTGCTTGCATGCTTCTTAGAGAAAAACACTGACTTTGAGATTGTGTTGCTGGATATGCTGGCAAGAGAGCACAAAAAAACAGAGTTTTTGGCCTTGCAA CCGTTTGGAAAAGTTCCTGCAGTCCAGGATGGAAATCTTACTCTATTTG AGTCGAGGGCTATCATAAGAtattatgcagagaaatatgcagAACAGGGGACTTGTCTACTGGGCAAGACTTTAGAGGAAAAAGCATTGATCGAACAATGGCTTGAAGTTGAAGGACAGAACTTTTGTCCTCATTCTTATGCGTTAATTAATCAGTTGGTCTTTGCACCAAGGGTTAATGCTCCCCAGGACAAGGAATTCATTGAGAGCAGTGCCCAAAAGTTGGGTGAAGTATTAGATGTGTATGAAAAGAGGCTGTCAGAGAGCAAATACTTGGCAGGGGACTTTTACAGCCTTGCTGACCTGTCCCATCTTCCACATACTGAGTATATAGTAAATGCTACTGATAAGGGATATCTGATTAGGAATAGGGAACATGTGAAAGCATGGTGGGAAGATATTTCTTCTAGACCTGCATGGAAGAAGGTTTTGGCTATGAAGCCAACCATTGAAGATCTGAGCTTTCAGAATTAA